The Streptomyces achromogenes genome window below encodes:
- a CDS encoding proline--tRNA ligase, with protein sequence MANAPVQRMSQLMAKTLRDDPADAEVLSHKLLVRAGYVRRTAAGIWSWLPLGKKVLANVERIVREEMDAIGAQEVSLPALLPREPYEATGRWDEYGAELFRLQDRRGGDYLLGPTHEEIFTLIVKDQASSYKDLPVILYQIQTKFRDEARPRAGILRGREFLMKDSYSFDTEDEGLAQAYALHRQAYQKVFERLGLDYRICAATAGAMGGSKSEEFLAPAGAGEDTFADCPNCDFAANTEAITYGLKPVDADGVPALEEIPTPDTPTIETLAAHLGVPASATLKNLLVKVDGEIVAVGVPGDREVDLGKVEAHFAPAAVELVTAEDFVGRPDLVRGYVGPQGLGEKVTYIADPRVAPGTSWITGANKEGTHAKNVVAGRDFEVGGYVDVVVVQEGDPCPQCGTGLHLDRAIEIGHIFQLGRKYADALKLDVLGQNGKPVRVTMGSYGIGVSRAVAALAEQTADDKGLCWPAEVAPADVHVVAAGKALQTELALEVSEKLRAAGLRVLVDDRPGVSPGVKFTDSELMGVPKILVAGRRSAEGVLELKDRRTGEREELTVDEAIARLTA encoded by the coding sequence ATGGCCAACGCACCGGTCCAGCGCATGTCCCAGTTGATGGCGAAGACGCTGCGCGACGACCCGGCGGACGCCGAAGTCCTCAGCCACAAGCTCCTCGTCCGGGCGGGCTACGTCCGCCGCACCGCCGCCGGAATCTGGTCCTGGCTGCCGCTCGGCAAGAAGGTCCTCGCCAACGTGGAGCGCATCGTCCGCGAGGAGATGGACGCCATCGGCGCCCAGGAGGTCAGCCTCCCCGCCCTGCTGCCCCGCGAGCCCTACGAGGCGACCGGCCGCTGGGACGAGTACGGTGCCGAGCTGTTCCGCCTTCAGGACCGCAGGGGCGGCGACTACCTCCTCGGCCCGACCCACGAGGAGATCTTCACGCTGATCGTGAAGGACCAGGCCTCCTCCTACAAGGACCTGCCGGTCATCCTCTACCAGATCCAGACGAAGTTCCGTGACGAGGCCCGTCCCCGGGCCGGCATCCTGCGCGGCCGCGAGTTCCTCATGAAGGACTCCTACTCCTTCGACACCGAGGACGAGGGCCTGGCCCAGGCGTACGCCCTGCACCGCCAGGCCTACCAGAAGGTGTTCGAGCGTCTCGGCCTCGACTACCGCATCTGCGCCGCCACCGCGGGTGCCATGGGCGGCTCGAAGTCGGAGGAGTTCCTGGCCCCGGCCGGCGCCGGCGAGGACACCTTCGCCGACTGCCCGAACTGCGACTTCGCGGCCAACACCGAGGCGATCACCTACGGGCTGAAGCCGGTCGACGCCGACGGCGTGCCCGCGCTCGAGGAGATCCCCACCCCGGACACCCCCACCATCGAGACCCTCGCCGCCCACCTCGGCGTGCCGGCCTCAGCGACCCTGAAGAACCTTCTGGTGAAGGTGGACGGCGAGATCGTCGCCGTCGGCGTGCCCGGCGACCGCGAGGTCGACCTCGGCAAGGTCGAGGCGCACTTCGCCCCGGCCGCCGTCGAACTCGTCACCGCCGAGGACTTCGTGGGCCGCCCCGACCTGGTCCGCGGGTACGTCGGTCCGCAGGGCCTGGGCGAGAAGGTCACGTACATCGCCGACCCGCGGGTGGCTCCCGGCACGTCCTGGATCACCGGCGCCAACAAGGAGGGCACGCACGCGAAGAACGTCGTCGCGGGCCGTGACTTCGAGGTCGGCGGTTACGTCGACGTCGTCGTCGTCCAGGAGGGCGACCCCTGCCCCCAGTGCGGCACCGGTCTCCACCTGGACCGCGCCATCGAGATCGGCCACATCTTCCAGCTGGGCCGCAAGTACGCCGACGCCCTCAAGCTCGACGTCCTCGGACAGAACGGCAAGCCGGTCCGGGTGACCATGGGTTCGTACGGCATCGGCGTCTCCCGCGCGGTCGCCGCCCTCGCCGAGCAGACCGCCGACGACAAGGGCCTGTGCTGGCCCGCCGAGGTCGCCCCGGCCGACGTGCACGTCGTCGCCGCGGGCAAGGCCCTGCAGACCGAGCTGGCGCTCGAGGTGTCGGAGAAGCTGCGCGCGGCCGGACTGCGCGTCCTGGTCGACGACCGGCCCGGCGTCTCCCCGGGCGTGAAGTTCACCGACTCCGAGCTGATGGGCGTGCCGAAGATCCTGGTGGCGGGCCGCCGCTCCGCCGAGGGCGTCCTGGAGCTGAAGGACCGCAGGACCGGCGAGCGCGAGGAGCTCACGGTGGACGAGGCGATCGCCCGCCTCACCGCGTGA
- a CDS encoding aminoglycoside phosphotransferase family protein — MVFEPPQRLVRALGETAPDGDGWLETLPQAVRQAVALRELTVDRVQAPGGRTSLVVLVRRADGSPAVLKLAPPRFRPEAERAALTHWDGLGAVQLLEGPTTPGALLLERLHPDVSVRSLPEAKALLEAAGTLRRLWVEPPVGHPFESVAERTGRQAEAMRASASAEPDVAALVDAALAAREGLLAAPPEHLLLHGTFRQSKVLAGERMPWLAVGPDPVAGERAFDLARLVRDRVEDLIASPSGAASTRRRVKRLAESLELDQERVRGWTLFRAVESGVRALRVGRRKDAELLLEFAGWL; from the coding sequence ATGGTTTTCGAACCGCCTCAGCGTCTGGTCCGAGCGCTCGGTGAGACGGCACCGGACGGTGACGGCTGGTTGGAGACGCTGCCTCAGGCGGTTCGACAGGCCGTCGCGCTACGCGAGTTGACCGTCGACCGGGTGCAGGCGCCGGGCGGCCGGACCAGCCTCGTCGTGCTGGTGCGGCGGGCGGACGGGTCGCCGGCCGTGCTGAAGCTGGCCCCGCCCCGGTTCCGGCCCGAGGCCGAGCGGGCCGCGCTGACCCACTGGGACGGCCTGGGCGCCGTCCAGCTGCTGGAGGGGCCGACGACGCCCGGGGCACTGCTTCTCGAGCGGCTGCACCCCGACGTGTCCGTGCGGTCCCTGCCCGAGGCGAAGGCGCTGCTGGAGGCGGCCGGGACGCTGCGGCGGTTGTGGGTGGAGCCCCCGGTCGGCCATCCCTTCGAGAGCGTCGCCGAACGCACCGGGCGGCAGGCGGAGGCCATGCGGGCGAGCGCCTCGGCCGAGCCCGACGTGGCCGCCCTGGTGGACGCGGCGCTCGCCGCGCGCGAGGGCCTGCTGGCCGCGCCGCCCGAGCATCTCTTGCTGCACGGGACGTTCCGGCAGAGCAAGGTGCTGGCGGGCGAGCGGATGCCGTGGCTCGCGGTGGGGCCGGACCCGGTGGCCGGTGAGCGCGCGTTCGATCTCGCCCGGCTGGTGCGGGACCGGGTGGAGGACCTGATCGCCTCGCCGTCCGGGGCGGCGAGTACCCGCCGACGGGTGAAGCGGCTCGCGGAGTCGCTGGAGCTGGACCAGGAGCGGGTACGGGGCTGGACCCTGTTCCGGGCGGTGGAGTCCGGCGTGCGCGCGCTGCGGGTGGGACGCCGCAAGGACGCGGAGCTGCTGCTGGAGTTCGCCGGCTGGCTCTAG
- a CDS encoding ferritin-like domain-containing protein → MSGETGAELTALQAVLAAEHAAVYGYGVVGGRVGEGRSTEARAAYDAHRARRDALAREVRGLGAEPVAASAGYALPFPVADSATAVRLAADLEDRVAGVYSDLVRAAAGARRRDAASALREAAVRAARWRGGSVAFPGLAERNGTDPATGSASAAAPDAAAGAIAR, encoded by the coding sequence ATGAGCGGGGAGACGGGCGCGGAGCTGACGGCGCTCCAGGCGGTGCTGGCCGCCGAGCACGCCGCCGTGTACGGGTACGGGGTGGTCGGCGGCCGCGTCGGCGAGGGCCGGAGCACCGAGGCGCGGGCGGCCTACGACGCGCACCGGGCTCGGCGGGACGCGCTGGCGCGTGAAGTGCGCGGTCTGGGCGCCGAGCCGGTCGCCGCGAGCGCCGGCTACGCGCTGCCGTTCCCGGTGGCGGACTCCGCGACGGCGGTCCGGCTCGCCGCCGACCTGGAGGACCGGGTGGCCGGGGTGTACTCCGACCTGGTGCGGGCAGCCGCGGGAGCACGGCGGCGGGACGCCGCGAGTGCGCTGCGGGAGGCGGCGGTCCGCGCGGCGCGCTGGCGGGGCGGGAGCGTAGCCTTCCCTGGGCTCGCCGAGCGCAACGGTACGGATCCGGCCACGGGCTCGGCGTCCGCGGCGGCTCCGGACGCGGCCGCGGGAGCGATCGCGCGTTAG
- the rimP gene encoding ribosome maturation factor RimP, translating to MSTTQSERLRELLEPLVASQGLDLEEITVDSVGRRRVLSVVVDSDTGADLDRIADVSRVLSAKLDETDAMGEGEYTLEVGTPGAERALTEHRHYVRATGRLVRFQLGAGGELVARILTVDDEGLDVEVPGVKGRKATARRLAFGDVDKARVQVEFNRKDGSADHSDSNEKEEEA from the coding sequence ATGAGCACCACCCAGAGCGAGAGGCTGCGAGAGCTCCTGGAACCGCTCGTCGCCTCCCAGGGTCTGGATCTCGAGGAGATCACCGTGGACTCGGTAGGCCGCAGAAGAGTGCTGAGCGTCGTCGTCGACTCCGACACCGGAGCGGACCTGGACCGGATCGCCGATGTGAGCCGCGTGCTCTCGGCGAAGCTCGACGAGACGGACGCGATGGGCGAGGGCGAGTACACCCTCGAGGTCGGCACCCCGGGCGCGGAGCGCGCCCTCACCGAACACCGGCACTACGTGCGCGCCACCGGCCGGCTGGTCCGCTTCCAGCTCGGCGCGGGCGGCGAGCTGGTCGCCCGGATCCTGACGGTCGACGACGAGGGGCTCGACGTCGAGGTGCCCGGCGTGAAGGGCCGCAAGGCCACCGCCCGCCGACTCGCCTTCGGCGACGTCGACAAGGCGCGCGTACAGGTCGAGTTCAACCGCAAGGACGGCTCGGCCGACCACAGCGACAGCAACGAGAAGGAAGAGGAGGCGTAG
- the nusA gene encoding transcription termination factor NusA, with translation MDIDMSALRGLVREKEISFDLLVEAIESALLIAYHRTEGSRRHARVELDRQSGHVTVWAKEDPEDIEEGQEPRTFDDTPSDFGRIAATTAKQVILQRLRDAEDDATLGEYAGREGDIVTGVVQQGRDPKNVLVDIGKLEAILPVQEQVPGETYPHGLRLRSYVVRVAKGVRGPSVTLSRTHPNLVKKLFALEVPEIADGSVEIAAIAREAGHRTKIAVRSTRSGLNAKGACIGPMGGRVRNVMGELNGEKIDIVDWSDDPAEMVANALSPARVSKVEVVDLGARSARVTVPDYQLSLAIGKEGQNARLAARLTGWRIDIRPDTEQAEE, from the coding sequence GTGGACATCGACATGAGCGCCCTGCGGGGCTTGGTGCGGGAGAAGGAGATCTCCTTCGACCTGCTGGTCGAGGCGATCGAGTCGGCCCTCCTCATCGCCTACCACCGCACCGAGGGAAGCCGCCGTCACGCGCGCGTGGAGCTCGACCGGCAATCGGGGCACGTGACCGTGTGGGCGAAGGAGGACCCCGAGGACATCGAGGAGGGGCAGGAGCCCCGTACGTTCGACGACACCCCGTCCGACTTCGGCCGTATCGCCGCCACCACCGCCAAGCAGGTCATCCTGCAGCGCCTGCGCGACGCCGAGGACGACGCGACGCTCGGCGAGTACGCCGGCCGTGAGGGCGACATCGTCACCGGCGTGGTCCAGCAGGGCCGCGACCCGAAGAACGTGCTCGTGGACATCGGCAAGCTGGAGGCCATCCTGCCGGTGCAGGAGCAGGTGCCGGGCGAGACGTACCCGCACGGCCTGCGACTGCGGTCGTACGTCGTCCGGGTGGCGAAGGGCGTGCGCGGCCCGTCCGTCACCCTCTCCCGGACGCACCCCAACCTGGTGAAGAAGCTCTTCGCGCTGGAGGTGCCGGAGATCGCCGACGGGTCCGTCGAGATCGCCGCCATCGCCCGCGAGGCCGGTCACCGCACGAAGATCGCCGTCAGGTCCACCCGTTCGGGCCTGAATGCCAAGGGCGCCTGCATCGGCCCCATGGGCGGCCGGGTGCGCAACGTCATGGGCGAACTCAACGGCGAGAAGATCGACATCGTGGACTGGTCGGACGACCCGGCCGAGATGGTGGCGAACGCCCTGTCCCCGGCCCGCGTCTCCAAGGTGGAGGTCGTGGACCTCGGGGCCCGTTCCGCGCGGGTGACCGTGCCGGACTACCAGCTGTCCCTGGCGATCGGCAAGGAGGGGCAGAACGCCCGTCTCGCCGCCCGCCTGACCGGCTGGCGGATCGACATCCGTCCGGACACCGAACAGGCTGAGGAATAG
- a CDS encoding YlxR family protein — protein MSGRTHAGVCPERTCVGCRERAAKTELLRIVAIKDACVPDPRGTLPGRGAYLHPAPFCLDQAVRRRAFTRALRAPGALDTKVLRQYVEQTTVAEQATP, from the coding sequence GTGTCTGGCCGGACGCACGCCGGAGTATGCCCTGAACGCACCTGTGTGGGGTGCCGGGAGCGAGCGGCCAAGACGGAGCTGCTGCGCATCGTGGCGATCAAGGACGCATGTGTCCCTGATCCACGCGGTACGCTGCCCGGCCGGGGTGCGTATCTGCATCCCGCCCCGTTCTGTCTCGATCAGGCGGTACGCCGGCGGGCGTTCACGAGGGCGTTGCGAGCCCCGGGAGCGCTCGACACAAAGGTGTTGCGCCAGTACGTCGAGCAGACGACCGTTGCCGAGCAGGCAACACCGTAA
- the infB gene encoding translation initiation factor IF-2: MAKVRVYELAKEFGVESKVVMAKLQELGEFVRSASSTIEAPVVRKLTDAFQGGGKPAPRKAAPRPGAPSPAQSARPGPAAPRPAAPKPPTAQQPAAPAAPAASSAPSAPSAPAPTTPGPRPGPKPAPRPAPAAPEFTAPPSAPAAPAAQAQPAAPAQSAPRPASQGPRPGAPRPAAGRPGAGQDRGDRGDRGDRGDRGQRPAAAQGPRPGGAARPGGARPAGPRPGNNPFTSGGNAGMARPQAPRPQGAPRPGGPGAPGAGPRPQSPGGQGGGPRPQSPGGARPSPGGMPRPQGAGPGGPRPGGGPRPNPGMMPQRPAAGPRPGGGPGGRGPGGGGGAGRPGGGGRPGGGGFAGRPAGPGGGARPGGGGGFAGRPGGGGPGGGGGFGGGRPGFGGRPGGPGGRGGTQGAFGRPGGPARRGRKSKRQRRQEYEAMQAPSVGGVMLPRGNGETIRLSRGASLTDFAEKINANPASLVAVMMNLGEMVTATQSVSDATLEVLAGEMNYTIQIVSPEEEDRELLESFDIEFGEDEGDEEDLVVRPPVVTVMGHVDHGKTRLLDAIRKTNVIAGEAGGITQHIGAYQVSTQVNEEDRAITFIDTPGHEAFTAMRARGARSTDIAILVVAANDGVMPQTVEALNHAKAAEVPIVVAVNKIDVEGADPTKVRGQLTEFGLVAEEYGGDTMFVDISAKQGLNIDSLLEAVILTADASLDLRANPSQDAQGISIESRLDRGRGAVATVLVQRGTLRVGDTMVVGDAYGRVRAMLDDNGNNVAEAGPSTPVQVLGLTNVPGAGDNFLVVDEDRTARQIAEKRAARERNAAFAKRTRRFSLENLDAALKAGEVQQLNLIIKGDASGSVEALESSLLQLDVGEEVDIRVLHRGVGAVTESDIDLAMGSDAIVIGFNVRAAGRAAQMAEREGVDVRYYSVIYQAIEEIEAALKGMLKPEYEEVELGTAEIREIFKSSKLGNIAGVLVRSGEVKRNTKARLIRDGKVIAENLNIEGLRRFKDDVTEIREGYEGGINLGNFNDIKIDDVIATYEMREKPRV, translated from the coding sequence GTGGCTAAGGTCCGGGTATACGAACTCGCCAAGGAGTTCGGGGTGGAGAGCAAGGTCGTCATGGCCAAGCTCCAGGAACTCGGTGAATTCGTCCGTTCGGCGTCCTCGACGATCGAGGCGCCCGTTGTCCGCAAACTGACAGATGCCTTCCAGGGCGGCGGCAAGCCCGCCCCGCGCAAGGCAGCCCCCAGGCCCGGCGCGCCCTCTCCGGCGCAGTCGGCCCGTCCGGGCCCGGCTGCTCCGCGGCCGGCCGCCCCCAAGCCTCCGACGGCTCAGCAGCCCGCGGCTCCCGCCGCCCCTGCCGCCTCGTCGGCCCCGTCGGCCCCGTCGGCCCCCGCGCCGACGACCCCCGGCCCGCGTCCGGGCCCCAAGCCCGCCCCGCGTCCGGCGCCCGCCGCCCCGGAGTTCACCGCTCCGCCGTCGGCCCCCGCCGCTCCGGCGGCTCAGGCCCAGCCCGCGGCTCCGGCCCAGTCCGCCCCGCGTCCGGCCTCGCAGGGTCCGCGCCCCGGCGCGCCCCGTCCCGCCGCCGGCCGCCCCGGCGCCGGCCAGGACCGCGGCGACCGTGGTGACCGCGGTGACCGCGGTGACCGCGGTCAGCGTCCGGCCGCCGCGCAGGGTCCGCGTCCCGGTGGCGCGGCCCGTCCGGGCGGCGCCCGTCCGGCCGGTCCGCGTCCGGGCAACAACCCCTTCACGTCCGGCGGCAACGCCGGCATGGCGCGTCCGCAGGCGCCCCGTCCGCAGGGCGCCCCGCGTCCCGGCGGCCCGGGTGCTCCCGGCGCCGGTCCCCGTCCCCAGTCCCCCGGCGGTCAGGGTGGCGGTCCCCGTCCGCAGTCCCCGGGCGGCGCCCGTCCGAGCCCGGGCGGCATGCCTCGCCCGCAGGGCGCAGGCCCCGGCGGTCCGCGTCCCGGCGGCGGTCCGCGTCCGAACCCCGGCATGATGCCGCAGCGTCCCGCTGCCGGCCCGCGTCCCGGCGGCGGCCCCGGCGGCCGCGGTCCGGGTGGCGGCGGCGGTGCGGGTCGTCCCGGCGGCGGCGGTCGTCCCGGCGGCGGCGGCTTCGCCGGTCGTCCGGCCGGTCCCGGCGGCGGCGCCCGTCCCGGTGGCGGCGGCGGCTTCGCCGGTCGTCCCGGCGGCGGCGGTCCCGGTGGCGGCGGCGGCTTCGGCGGCGGTCGTCCCGGCTTCGGCGGACGTCCCGGCGGCCCCGGTGGCCGTGGTGGCACGCAGGGCGCCTTCGGTCGTCCCGGCGGTCCCGCGCGTCGCGGCCGCAAGTCGAAGCGGCAGAGGCGCCAGGAGTACGAGGCCATGCAGGCCCCGTCGGTCGGCGGCGTGATGCTGCCTCGCGGCAACGGCGAGACCATTCGCCTGTCGCGCGGTGCGTCCCTCACCGACTTCGCCGAGAAGATCAACGCCAACCCGGCGTCGCTCGTCGCGGTGATGATGAACCTCGGCGAGATGGTCACGGCCACGCAGTCCGTCTCCGACGCGACCCTCGAGGTCCTCGCCGGCGAGATGAACTACACGATCCAGATCGTCAGCCCCGAGGAGGAGGACCGCGAGCTGCTCGAGTCCTTCGACATCGAGTTCGGCGAGGACGAGGGCGACGAGGAAGACCTGGTGGTCCGTCCGCCGGTCGTCACCGTCATGGGTCACGTCGACCACGGAAAGACCCGACTGCTCGACGCCATCCGCAAGACGAACGTCATCGCGGGCGAGGCCGGCGGCATCACCCAGCACATCGGTGCCTACCAGGTCTCGACCCAGGTCAACGAAGAGGACCGCGCGATCACCTTCATCGACACCCCGGGTCACGAGGCGTTCACCGCCATGCGTGCCCGTGGTGCCCGGTCGACGGACATCGCGATCCTGGTCGTCGCGGCCAACGACGGCGTCATGCCGCAGACGGTCGAGGCGCTCAACCACGCCAAGGCGGCCGAGGTCCCGATCGTCGTCGCGGTCAACAAGATCGACGTCGAGGGCGCCGACCCGACCAAGGTGCGCGGTCAGCTCACCGAGTTCGGTCTGGTGGCCGAGGAGTACGGCGGCGACACGATGTTCGTCGACATCTCCGCCAAGCAGGGTCTGAACATCGACTCCCTGCTGGAGGCCGTGATCCTCACCGCCGACGCCTCGCTCGACCTGCGGGCCAACCCCAGCCAGGACGCGCAGGGCATCTCGATCGAGTCCCGTCTCGACCGCGGCCGCGGCGCCGTGGCGACGGTCCTCGTGCAGCGAGGCACCCTGCGGGTCGGCGACACGATGGTCGTGGGCGACGCCTACGGCCGGGTGCGCGCCATGCTCGACGACAACGGCAACAACGTCGCCGAGGCCGGCCCGTCGACGCCGGTCCAGGTCCTGGGCCTGACCAACGTCCCGGGTGCGGGCGACAACTTCCTCGTCGTCGACGAGGACCGCACCGCCCGCCAGATCGCCGAGAAGCGTGCCGCCCGCGAGCGGAACGCCGCCTTCGCCAAGCGCACGCGCAGGTTCTCCCTGGAGAACCTGGACGCCGCCCTGAAGGCCGGCGAGGTCCAGCAGCTGAACCTGATCATCAAGGGTGACGCTTCCGGTTCGGTGGAGGCCCTCGAGTCCTCCCTGCTCCAGCTGGACGTCGGCGAAGAGGTCGACATCCGCGTCCTGCACCGCGGCGTCGGTGCGGTCACGGAGTCGGACATCGACCTGGCCATGGGCTCGGACGCCATCGTCATCGGCTTCAACGTCCGTGCGGCGGGCCGCGCGGCGCAGATGGCCGAGCGCGAGGGCGTCGACGTCCGGTACTACTCGGTCATCTACCAGGCGATCGAGGAGATCGAGGCGGCCCTGAAGGGCATGCTGAAGCCGGAGTACGAGGAGGTCGAGCTCGGCACGGCGGAGATCCGCGAGATCTTCAAGTCGTCCAAGCTGGGCAACATCGCCGGTGTCCTGGTCCGCTCGGGCGAGGTCAAGCGCAACACCAAGGCGCGCCTCATCCGCGACGGCAAGGTCATCGCGGAGAACCTCAACATCGAGGGCCTGCGCCGCTTCAAGGACGACGTCACCGAGATCCGCGAAGGTTACGAGGGCGGTATCAACCTCGGAAACTTCAACGACATCAAGATCGACGACGTCATCGCGACGTACGAGATGCGGGAGAAGCCGCGGGTGTAA
- a CDS encoding DUF503 domain-containing protein, producing MYVGTLSFDLLLGDVHSLKEKRSVIRPIVAELQRKYAVSAAEVDNQNLHRRAEIGLAVVSGDAEHLTDVLDRCERLVAARPEVELLSVRRRFHGEDD from the coding sequence ATGTACGTGGGGACACTGTCCTTCGACCTCCTCCTCGGCGACGTGCACTCGCTGAAGGAGAAGCGCTCCGTCATCCGTCCGATCGTCGCCGAGCTCCAGCGCAAGTACGCGGTGAGCGCGGCCGAGGTGGACAATCAGAACCTCCACCGCAGGGCCGAGATCGGCCTCGCCGTGGTCTCCGGTGACGCGGAGCATCTGACCGACGTCCTGGACCGGTGCGAACGGCTGGTGGCCGCCCGCCCCGAAGTGGAGCTGCTGTCGGTAAGGCGCCGCTTCCACGGCGAGGACGACTGA
- the rbfA gene encoding 30S ribosome-binding factor RbfA has translation MADNARAKRLADLIREVVAQKLQRGIKDPRLGSHVTITDTRVTGDLREATVFYTVYGDDEERAAAAAGLESAKGVLRSEVGRAAGVKFTPTLAFVADALPDNARTIDDLLDRARAADEKVREVSAGAGYAGEADPYRKPGDEDETDDSA, from the coding sequence GTGGCCGACAACGCGCGCGCCAAGAGGCTGGCGGACCTCATCCGAGAGGTGGTGGCCCAGAAGCTGCAGCGCGGGATCAAGGACCCGCGGCTCGGTTCCCACGTCACCATCACGGACACCCGGGTCACCGGCGACCTCAGGGAAGCGACCGTCTTCTACACCGTGTACGGCGACGACGAGGAGCGGGCGGCCGCGGCGGCGGGCCTGGAGAGCGCCAAGGGCGTCCTGCGCTCCGAGGTGGGCCGTGCGGCCGGCGTGAAGTTCACGCCGACGCTGGCCTTCGTGGCCGACGCCCTGCCGGACAACGCCCGCACCATCGACGACCTCCTCGACAGGGCGCGCGCCGCCGACGAGAAGGTCCGCGAGGTGTCCGCGGGCGCCGGGTACGCCGGCGAGGCCGACCCGTACCGCAAGCCCGGCGACGAGGACGAGACGGACGACTCCGCCTGA
- the truB gene encoding tRNA pseudouridine(55) synthase TruB produces the protein MNGKQNTPDGLVIVDKPSGFTSHDVVAKMRGIAKTRRVGHAGTLDPMATGVLVLGVEKATKLLGHLALTEKEYLGTIRLGQTTLTDDAEGEITGSTDASKVTRDAIDAGIAKLSGDIMQVPSKVSAIKINGVRSYKRARDGEDFDIPARPVTVSAFSVYDVRDAVAEDGTPVTDLVVSVVCSSGTYIRALARDLGADLGVGGHLTALRRTRVGPYKLDAAKTLDQLQQELSVLPIADAAAAAFPRWNVDARRARLLLNGVRLEMPDEYAGAGAVAVFDPEGRFLALVEEQKGKAKSLAVLG, from the coding sequence ATGAACGGCAAGCAGAACACGCCCGACGGCCTTGTCATCGTCGACAAGCCGTCGGGCTTCACTTCGCACGACGTCGTGGCCAAGATGCGGGGGATCGCCAAGACCCGCCGCGTCGGCCACGCCGGCACGCTCGACCCGATGGCGACGGGCGTTCTCGTCCTCGGCGTCGAGAAGGCGACGAAGCTCCTCGGGCACCTCGCGCTCACCGAGAAGGAGTACCTGGGCACGATCCGGCTCGGCCAGACGACCCTGACCGACGACGCGGAGGGCGAGATCACGGGGTCCACGGACGCCTCGAAGGTCACCCGGGACGCGATCGACGCGGGCATCGCCAAGCTGAGCGGCGACATCATGCAGGTGCCGTCCAAGGTCAGCGCCATCAAGATCAACGGTGTGCGCTCCTACAAGCGCGCCCGGGACGGCGAGGACTTCGACATCCCGGCCCGCCCGGTCACCGTCTCGGCCTTCTCGGTGTACGACGTCCGTGACGCCGTCGCCGAGGACGGCACCCCGGTGACCGACCTGGTGGTGTCGGTCGTCTGCTCCTCCGGCACGTACATCCGCGCCCTCGCCCGGGACCTGGGCGCGGACCTCGGCGTCGGCGGCCACCTCACCGCCCTGCGCCGCACCCGCGTCGGCCCGTACAAGCTGGACGCGGCGAAGACCCTCGACCAGCTGCAGCAGGAGCTGAGCGTGCTGCCGATCGCCGACGCGGCCGCCGCGGCGTTCCCCCGCTGGAACGTGGACGCCAGACGCGCCCGGCTGCTCCTGAACGGCGTACGCCTGGAGATGCCCGACGAGTACGCGGGCGCGGGCGCGGTGGCCGTGTTCGACCCCGAGGGCCGCTTCCTGGCCCTGGTGGAGGAGCAGAAGGGCAAGGCGAAGAGCCTCGCCGTGCTCGGCTGA